A genomic window from Sulfurospirillum diekertiae includes:
- a CDS encoding putative bifunctional diguanylate cyclase/phosphodiesterase, which translates to MPYENSDDLRTKIIGLGESSVRKSYYPQLQDRIVELERFHGLLDRSRELIFLVDAESLRIIDTNAIVCSTFEASKESLMGSELVQWFPPHVMDALNALSQECEHCSIVETIIENSSGAVPMEFVLQYVNFSAQNYYVILGKDISERKHAESKIHTLAFYDSLTHLPNRQLLHDRMAMALAKSQRHHKVGALLMIDLDNFKALNDTKGHHIGDELLIQVASRLQSVLRDGDTLARMSGDEFIILLEGLHAEEDKAALEAEKFATRIKYLLNEPYNLLGYEHTCSSSIGIALFNAKPKSKETLLKQADIAMYQAKKLGRNRICFYDPVMQENIEQKTTMEHELRIALTQDELTLFYQPQVNLKGEIVGVEALVRWNHPQKGLVPPNAFIPLAEETGLIIPVGIWVLNKACEQLSQWIKMYPDRHLHVSINVSVKQFQEASFYDTVAEVVAKSGVETGKVKLELTESLIVENVSETIVKIESLRSLGIGFSLDDFGTGYSSLSYLKRLPLDELKIDQSFVRDIGNDNNDAMIVKTIIEMAHNFDLDVIAEGVEDQEQFNFLEENGCTLFQGYFFGKPMPAKEIERLFLDT; encoded by the coding sequence ATGCCTTATGAGAACAGTGACGACTTACGCACTAAAATTATTGGCTTAGGGGAGAGTTCTGTTCGTAAAAGCTACTATCCACAGCTTCAAGATAGAATCGTAGAACTGGAGCGTTTTCATGGTCTTTTGGATCGTTCACGCGAGTTAATTTTTTTAGTCGATGCAGAGAGTTTACGCATTATCGATACTAATGCCATTGTCTGTTCAACCTTTGAAGCATCCAAAGAGAGTTTAATGGGAAGTGAGCTTGTGCAGTGGTTTCCTCCTCATGTCATGGATGCTTTGAATGCTTTGTCTCAAGAGTGTGAACATTGTTCTATCGTTGAGACGATCATTGAAAATTCTTCGGGCGCAGTTCCCATGGAATTTGTACTGCAATATGTCAACTTTAGTGCGCAAAATTATTATGTCATTTTGGGTAAAGATATTTCTGAGCGCAAGCATGCAGAGTCTAAGATTCATACCTTAGCTTTTTATGACTCTCTAACTCACCTTCCCAATCGCCAGCTGCTTCATGATCGTATGGCAATGGCTCTGGCTAAAAGCCAACGGCATCACAAAGTAGGTGCACTTTTGATGATAGATCTTGACAATTTTAAAGCGTTAAATGACACCAAAGGTCATCACATTGGGGATGAACTCTTAATTCAGGTGGCAAGTAGGCTTCAAAGTGTTCTTCGCGATGGTGATACGTTAGCGCGTATGAGCGGTGATGAGTTTATTATTTTACTAGAAGGACTTCATGCCGAAGAAGACAAAGCAGCCTTGGAGGCTGAAAAGTTTGCGACACGCATCAAATATCTCCTAAATGAGCCCTACAATCTTTTAGGCTATGAACATACGTGCTCTTCGAGTATTGGTATTGCGCTGTTTAACGCTAAACCAAAAAGTAAAGAGACATTACTAAAGCAAGCCGATATTGCCATGTATCAAGCTAAAAAACTAGGGCGGAATCGTATCTGTTTTTATGACCCTGTGATGCAAGAGAATATTGAGCAAAAAACAACGATGGAGCATGAACTAAGAATTGCGCTTACTCAAGATGAGTTGACGCTTTTTTACCAACCCCAAGTCAACTTAAAGGGTGAAATAGTGGGTGTTGAAGCACTGGTGCGGTGGAATCATCCTCAAAAAGGGCTCGTCCCTCCCAATGCGTTTATTCCATTAGCGGAAGAGACTGGGCTGATTATTCCTGTGGGAATTTGGGTGCTCAATAAAGCATGCGAACAACTTAGCCAATGGATAAAAATGTATCCAGATCGACATTTACATGTATCGATTAATGTGAGCGTCAAACAGTTTCAAGAGGCCTCTTTTTACGACACGGTTGCTGAGGTTGTTGCAAAAAGTGGCGTAGAGACGGGGAAGGTAAAATTGGAGTTAACCGAGAGTTTAATTGTCGAGAATGTAAGTGAAACGATTGTGAAGATAGAGTCACTCCGTTCCCTTGGCATCGGCTTTTCACTCGATGATTTTGGTACAGGCTACTCTTCGCTTTCTTATTTGAAGCGCTTACCCTTAGATGAACTCAAAATCGACCAATCCTTTGTCCGTGACATTGGCAATGACAACAATGATGCGATGATTGTCAAGACCATTATAGAGATGGCGCACAACTTTGACTTGGATGTGATTGCCGAAGGTGTTGAGGATCAAGAACAATTTAATTTTTTAGAAGAAAATGGCTGTACGTTGTTCCAAGGGTATTTTTTTGGAAAACCAATGCCTGCTAAAGAGATAGAACGCCTCTTTTTAGATACGTAA
- a CDS encoding class I SAM-dependent methyltransferase, whose translation MSSNIALWNSFSKQYPQQDDASINKDAHYIIEWIESHGISFENYSLLDIGCGTGAFSIPLAQKKAHITALDISYDMLKIVHDKSVECDVGAFITLQHDSWSTFSRAQTFDIVLASMTPAISSTYDIDCMLQATKSLGIFVGWKRYENNTLLDLLLLAHNAPEHYSNRSVEVKEFLHTLEKASIAYNVHYFPTTWKRAYTYEEAKNYAYKQLLNRQIFPQEEKIDAILHDIMVDNRIVSENKSIKGVVLFSKCALLKEFSLVC comes from the coding sequence ATGAGCTCAAATATAGCACTTTGGAACTCTTTTTCAAAGCAATACCCCCAGCAAGACGATGCTTCCATCAACAAAGATGCTCATTATATTATTGAATGGATCGAGAGTCATGGAATCTCTTTTGAAAATTATTCGCTCTTAGACATTGGGTGCGGTACGGGTGCTTTTTCAATTCCTTTAGCACAGAAAAAGGCTCATATCACAGCACTTGATATCTCTTATGATATGCTCAAAATCGTCCATGACAAAAGTGTAGAATGCGATGTAGGTGCTTTCATTACCCTTCAACATGACAGCTGGAGTACCTTTTCACGTGCACAAACTTTTGACATTGTCCTTGCATCGATGACACCTGCGATCAGCTCTACCTATGACATTGACTGTATGCTTCAGGCAACAAAGTCTCTTGGTATCTTTGTGGGATGGAAAAGATATGAAAACAATACTTTACTTGATCTCTTACTCTTAGCCCATAACGCACCCGAACACTATTCCAATCGAAGTGTAGAAGTTAAAGAGTTTCTACACACTTTAGAAAAAGCCTCTATCGCGTACAATGTACACTATTTTCCAACAACATGGAAACGCGCTTATACCTATGAAGAGGCCAAGAACTATGCCTATAAACAACTCTTAAACCGCCAAATCTTTCCACAAGAAGAGAAAATAGACGCCATTTTACATGACATCATGGTAGACAATCGCATCGTCTCTGAAAATAAATCGATTAAAGGTGTGGTGCTCTTCTCAAAATGTGCTCTTTTAAAAGAATTTAGCCTTGTCTGTTAG
- a CDS encoding methyltransferase family protein — protein MKSQTYSYLLVSLQFIFIAILLIEHGLHIPSNFALFIFLLGCGFGLYTVRHNPLGNFNITPEIKENASLITTGAYRYIRHPMYFSVLLMMLGIVVSQPAILSLFIYMLLVVTLFLKAQKEEMLWIKQSCEYQNYRQKTKRIIPFVL, from the coding sequence ATGAAGAGCCAAACCTACTCTTACCTCTTAGTATCGTTACAATTCATTTTCATCGCAATCTTACTGATAGAACATGGCTTGCACATACCCAGTAACTTTGCTTTATTCATCTTTTTGCTAGGCTGTGGCTTTGGACTTTATACGGTAAGACACAACCCACTTGGCAATTTCAACATCACACCCGAAATCAAAGAAAACGCCTCACTCATTACCACAGGAGCCTACCGCTACATCAGGCATCCCATGTATTTTTCAGTCCTTTTGATGATGCTGGGGATTGTGGTGTCTCAGCCTGCAATTCTCAGTCTTTTTATCTATATGCTTTTAGTTGTAACGTTATTTTTGAAAGCACAAAAAGAGGAGATGTTGTGGATAAAGCAGTCTTGTGAGTATCAAAATTATAGGCAAAAGACAAAAAGAATTATTCCGTTTGTTTTATAG
- a CDS encoding DUF6172 family protein — translation MKKIFHLQVENKNSDRLVDAIKHEIRKYIKRERAKKAPEGFHFWDFECRFGETSENAEAVHQADLSEEIDKAHSAKWSECYVEIIAVPAKKPATPAKVVEEKK, via the coding sequence TTGAAAAAGATATTTCACCTCCAAGTTGAGAATAAAAACAGTGACCGACTTGTAGATGCCATCAAACATGAAATTCGTAAATATATTAAACGTGAACGTGCGAAAAAAGCACCTGAGGGCTTCCATTTTTGGGACTTTGAGTGCCGTTTTGGTGAAACAAGCGAAAATGCAGAAGCCGTTCACCAAGCCGATCTTAGTGAAGAAATCGACAAAGCGCACAGTGCAAAATGGAGCGAGTGTTATGTCGAAATCATCGCTGTACCTGCTAAAAAACCTGCCACGCCTGCTAAAGTCGTAGAAGAGAAAAAATAA
- a CDS encoding thioredoxin fold domain-containing protein — MYAFLRVLCVVLFSMATLHASFLEEESAKAIKEKKLILVNIVSENCPYCKQMTKEVFNNPTYRNKIDQKYVLVVIDQMDPALPDDLHTKYTPANAILSPTRHTILEGYTGYMDPPAFMAILDEAYKTEFK; from the coding sequence ATGTACGCATTTCTTAGAGTATTGTGTGTCGTATTGTTCAGTATGGCAACACTGCATGCCAGTTTTTTAGAAGAAGAGAGTGCCAAAGCGATTAAAGAAAAAAAGCTTATTCTTGTCAATATTGTGAGTGAAAATTGCCCGTACTGCAAGCAAATGACGAAAGAGGTTTTCAATAATCCTACCTACCGTAACAAGATTGACCAGAAATATGTTTTGGTTGTTATTGATCAGATGGATCCTGCTTTGCCCGATGATTTGCATACCAAATATACCCCTGCCAATGCTATTCTCTCCCCCACTCGCCACACCATTCTTGAAGGGTACACAGGTTATATGGATCCTCCTGCCTTTATGGCCATTCTTGATGAAGCCTACAAAACAGAATTTAAATAA
- the def gene encoding peptide deformylase has protein sequence MANIREIYQLGSPVIRNMAARVEDVSSPQIQTLIDDMIVTCKDSQGVGIAALQVNCSLAIVIIASEPSERYPSAPQMEPTALINPKIISHSHKMLKDWEGCLSLPGIRAQVPRYSEIEVAYTDRDGNEHKVIYSDFVARVFQHEYDHLIGKVFIDRVESTYDIVMEKEYQRILAQ, from the coding sequence ATGGCAAATATTCGTGAAATTTACCAATTAGGCTCTCCTGTTATCCGAAATATGGCCGCAAGAGTTGAGGATGTCTCTTCCCCTCAGATTCAAACACTCATTGATGATATGATCGTTACATGTAAAGACTCCCAAGGGGTGGGTATTGCAGCTCTTCAAGTGAATTGCTCTTTGGCGATTGTGATTATTGCCTCTGAACCGAGTGAGCGTTACCCTTCTGCGCCTCAGATGGAGCCAACCGCACTGATCAATCCCAAAATTATCTCACATTCCCACAAGATGCTTAAAGACTGGGAAGGGTGTCTTAGTCTTCCAGGAATCAGGGCGCAAGTGCCCCGTTACAGCGAAATCGAGGTTGCTTACACCGACAGAGACGGAAATGAACACAAGGTCATCTACAGCGACTTTGTTGCACGTGTCTTTCAGCATGAATACGACCATCTCATCGGTAAAGTCTTTATTGATAGAGTAGAATCAACCTATGACATTGTGATGGAAAAAGAGTATCAACGTATCCTTGCACAGTAA
- a CDS encoding YbgC/FadM family acyl-CoA thioesterase — MKTRIYYDDTDAGGVVYHANYLKFCERSRSDLFYEHGRSPAVNGGHFVVRHLEADFLKSAKLGDLIEVKNELIELKNASLILKQEVWKDDVKLFAMTSTLAYVKEGKPCKIDDETKAFFRDLLL, encoded by the coding sequence TTGAAAACACGCATTTACTATGATGATACCGACGCAGGCGGTGTGGTTTATCATGCCAATTACCTTAAATTTTGTGAGCGTTCCCGTAGTGATCTTTTTTATGAACATGGAAGAAGTCCTGCCGTGAATGGTGGGCATTTTGTGGTACGTCATCTTGAAGCAGATTTCTTAAAATCCGCCAAATTGGGTGATCTTATTGAGGTCAAAAATGAACTGATTGAGCTTAAAAACGCTTCATTGATTTTGAAGCAAGAAGTCTGGAAAGACGATGTAAAACTTTTTGCTATGACTTCCACACTTGCGTATGTCAAAGAGGGGAAGCCCTGCAAAATTGATGATGAGACAAAAGCCTTTTTTAGAGACCTTTTACTTTAA
- a CDS encoding MFS transporter yields the protein MENINKNIIALGVNSFFTDFAIEMILPLLPLFLERFLHTTKSNIGMIEGFAELGVALLIAISGFLSDKLGHRKMLTIVGYGFSNLIKPLAYFASSALMVGIVRVGDRFGKGVRSAPRDALISAFSPAQRSGFIFGFHKMMDSAGAIAGSLSAFLFLHFYGESETTFRLVFALSFVPGMLALLILIVFVSDVRTPPIPFRSFRPFSLSKQFYTLVIFQVAFSLIAMNYSFMVLKSGDNGLALMMIPLAYTLYNFAQSLFAIPIGKLADRVGKPMMLSFMYASFGLSSWFMTWQSPIGAWIGFGCYGFFAGGFNALAKAIISDTTPKELKASAYGIYYGCVGTATFISLTMAGYIWDHYDAQTLFRIVTLGAFALAFILFYAKGMLSEKEQRP from the coding sequence ATGGAAAACATCAATAAAAACATTATCGCGTTAGGTGTGAACAGTTTTTTTACTGATTTTGCAATTGAGATGATCCTTCCTCTCTTACCGCTTTTTTTGGAACGATTTTTACATACTACAAAATCTAATATTGGCATGATCGAAGGATTTGCAGAACTTGGCGTTGCTCTTTTGATTGCTATTTCAGGATTTTTATCCGACAAATTAGGGCATCGAAAAATGCTCACAATCGTAGGGTATGGATTTTCAAATCTTATTAAGCCTTTAGCCTATTTTGCCAGTAGCGCACTGATGGTTGGTATTGTCCGTGTGGGCGATCGTTTTGGTAAAGGGGTCAGAAGCGCACCAAGAGATGCCTTAATTTCGGCATTTTCACCAGCGCAAAGAAGTGGTTTTATCTTTGGTTTTCATAAAATGATGGATAGTGCTGGTGCCATTGCAGGATCATTATCCGCATTCTTATTTTTGCATTTCTATGGAGAGAGTGAAACAACATTTAGACTTGTATTTGCACTTAGTTTTGTTCCTGGTATGTTGGCTCTGCTGATTTTGATTGTGTTTGTATCGGATGTCAGGACTCCGCCGATTCCTTTTCGCTCATTTAGACCTTTTTCGCTTTCAAAACAATTTTATACGCTAGTTATCTTTCAAGTAGCGTTTAGCCTTATCGCTATGAATTACTCGTTTATGGTCTTAAAATCAGGCGATAATGGGCTTGCCCTCATGATGATACCTTTGGCATATACGCTTTATAATTTCGCACAGTCTCTCTTTGCAATTCCCATTGGAAAACTGGCGGATCGCGTAGGTAAACCCATGATGCTGAGTTTCATGTATGCCTCTTTTGGATTGTCCTCATGGTTTATGACATGGCAAAGTCCCATAGGTGCATGGATCGGATTTGGGTGTTATGGATTTTTTGCAGGCGGTTTTAATGCCTTAGCAAAAGCCATCATATCCGATACCACACCCAAAGAGCTTAAAGCTTCAGCATATGGTATTTATTATGGATGTGTGGGAACGGCAACCTTTATTTCTTTAACGATGGCTGGTTATATCTGGGATCATTACGATGCACAAACTCTTTTTCGCATCGTCACGCTTGGAGCTTTTGCCTTAGCATTTATTCTTTTTTATGCCAAAGGTATGTTGAGCGAAAAGGAACAACGACCTTAA
- a CDS encoding uracil-DNA glycosylase, protein MTHIEKIRLLKLLYQYRALGFEFFQEYRPLSLSTQPALSQNLEELKSSVAGCHLCALAKSRKNVIFGAGNLKAKVMFIGDNPGVSEDETGMLFTGKSGELLANMIEKVLLIPKEDVYVTTILKCKTPDNRVPTPEEVACCKPHVMQQIQTIRPQIIVALGSTSFHHLTGEYDTPIDKIRGTVLNFGEAKLIPTFHPSFLLRNPSAKKEVFADMLKIRSML, encoded by the coding sequence ATGACTCACATTGAAAAGATACGACTTTTAAAACTTTTATACCAGTACAGAGCTCTTGGATTTGAATTCTTCCAAGAGTATCGACCGCTCTCGTTGAGCACACAACCTGCCCTGTCACAGAATTTAGAAGAGTTAAAAAGTAGTGTCGCAGGATGTCATCTTTGTGCACTTGCAAAGAGTCGTAAAAATGTCATTTTTGGTGCAGGTAATCTGAAAGCTAAAGTGATGTTTATAGGCGATAACCCAGGCGTTAGCGAAGATGAAACAGGAATGCTCTTTACGGGTAAAAGCGGCGAATTGCTCGCAAACATGATCGAAAAAGTTCTTTTGATCCCCAAAGAAGATGTCTATGTCACCACGATTTTGAAGTGTAAAACACCCGATAATCGTGTTCCAACACCTGAAGAAGTTGCTTGTTGCAAACCGCATGTAATGCAACAGATTCAAACCATTCGACCACAAATTATTGTTGCACTTGGATCGACCAGTTTTCATCATCTCACAGGAGAGTATGATACACCCATTGATAAAATACGTGGCACCGTGCTCAATTTTGGTGAAGCCAAATTGATTCCAACGTTCCACCCAAGTTTTTTACTGCGAAACCCCAGCGCTAAAAAAGAGGTTTTTGCAGATATGCTAAAAATAAGGAGCATGTTATGA
- a CDS encoding leucine-rich repeat domain-containing protein, with protein MSESIRDFAHWIKSQGLEHTLPRELSKLESITTLDLSRKKLKSLPESIYALQNLSILKISGNRLTELPQSICTLKNLRNLQCENNLLQSLPENFGELSSLVILNLNGNQLTTLPQSFYALSKLTRLTLAVNRLSHLDAAFKNLKKLLHVSLDTNYFESLPEVFGSMQSLYYLDLSFNKLTTLPKSLGEIKELETLILEGNLLQNLPSLEAHDMLVKLNLASNHLTSIDFDISKLEDLQILSLANNLLESVPNTLCKLSKLTSLDLSANRLKNLPECIGNLLHLYELDVEENLLESLPESIQKLTNLKNLFIANNHNLQKPDLPTLEYCDIE; from the coding sequence ATGAGTGAGAGTATTCGCGATTTTGCACATTGGATAAAATCCCAAGGATTGGAACACACCTTGCCTCGTGAACTCTCAAAACTTGAAAGCATCACTACACTTGATCTCAGTCGGAAAAAGCTCAAAAGTCTACCTGAAAGCATTTATGCCCTTCAAAATCTTAGCATACTTAAAATTTCAGGCAATAGGCTTACAGAGCTTCCACAAAGCATTTGCACCCTTAAAAATCTTCGTAATTTGCAGTGCGAAAACAACCTTTTACAAAGTCTCCCCGAAAACTTTGGAGAACTAAGCTCTTTAGTCATTTTAAACCTCAATGGAAATCAACTGACGACACTGCCACAAAGTTTTTATGCGCTCTCCAAGCTTACGAGGCTCACTCTTGCTGTCAACCGTTTAAGCCATTTAGATGCTGCTTTTAAAAACCTCAAAAAACTTTTACATGTAAGCTTGGATACCAATTATTTTGAGTCTCTCCCCGAAGTCTTTGGCTCGATGCAATCGCTCTATTATCTCGATCTTTCATTTAATAAACTCACCACATTGCCTAAATCTCTTGGTGAAATCAAAGAGCTTGAAACCCTTATTTTAGAAGGCAATCTTTTGCAAAATCTTCCTTCATTAGAGGCGCACGATATGCTGGTCAAACTCAACCTTGCCTCCAACCATCTCACCTCCATTGACTTTGATATTTCAAAATTAGAAGATTTACAAATTCTCTCTTTGGCAAACAACCTCTTAGAGAGTGTACCAAACACACTGTGCAAACTCTCCAAACTCACCTCTTTGGATTTGAGTGCTAACCGTCTCAAAAACCTCCCTGAATGCATTGGAAATCTATTGCACCTTTATGAATTAGATGTCGAAGAAAACCTCCTAGAAAGCCTTCCAGAATCCATTCAAAAGCTGACAAACCTCAAAAATCTTTTTATTGCCAATAACCACAATTTGCAAAAGCCAGACCTCCCAACTTTAGAGTATTGTGACATCGAATAA
- the nifV gene encoding homocitrate synthase, with protein sequence MIINDTTLRDGEQAPYVAFNTDEKIAIASALYLAGADELEVGIPAMGAKEQADIKEILALDLPLRIMSWNRATMSDLEASLSCGLKAVDLSIPVSDILIEAKFGGDKARLLKNLEEVLHVSKSEGIFACIGGEDSSRADRGFLKEVMELGASLGANRFRYCDTVGIMRPHQIYEHISYLTGLNLLEIEMHTHNDFGMATANAISGLEAGALSVNTTVIGLGERAGNASFEQVLMSLAHLFGEERVINPDALKHVVQLVEKASNQSISATMPIVGKNIFSHESGIHVNGMIKHDKAYEAFSPQSVGMTRSYPIGKHSGSSTLLFHLRAMGYEPENEVINKMLPQVREMVTNRKKVLNKKELRALYIASKAG encoded by the coding sequence ATGATTATCAACGATACCACACTTAGAGATGGTGAACAAGCACCTTACGTTGCCTTTAACACCGATGAAAAAATCGCCATCGCATCGGCACTTTACCTTGCAGGTGCCGATGAGCTTGAAGTGGGTATTCCAGCGATGGGTGCAAAAGAGCAAGCGGATATCAAAGAAATCCTTGCCCTTGATCTTCCGCTTCGCATTATGAGTTGGAATCGTGCCACGATGAGTGATTTAGAAGCATCACTCTCTTGTGGACTTAAAGCAGTTGATCTCTCTATTCCTGTATCAGACATTCTCATTGAAGCAAAATTTGGAGGCGATAAAGCACGCCTTTTAAAAAACCTTGAAGAGGTTTTACATGTAAGCAAATCTGAGGGTATTTTTGCCTGCATTGGGGGCGAAGATAGCTCTAGAGCAGATAGAGGCTTTTTGAAAGAGGTCATGGAGTTAGGAGCCAGTCTAGGAGCCAATCGTTTCCGTTACTGTGACACGGTGGGCATTATGCGTCCTCATCAAATTTACGAGCATATTTCCTACCTCACAGGCCTCAATCTTTTAGAGATAGAAATGCACACGCACAATGACTTTGGTATGGCAACCGCTAATGCCATCAGTGGACTCGAAGCAGGAGCGCTCAGTGTCAATACAACCGTCATTGGACTCGGTGAACGCGCTGGAAATGCGAGCTTTGAGCAGGTTCTAATGAGCCTGGCTCATCTTTTTGGCGAAGAGCGTGTGATTAACCCCGATGCACTAAAACATGTCGTGCAGTTGGTTGAAAAAGCGTCCAACCAAAGTATCTCTGCTACGATGCCGATTGTCGGTAAAAATATCTTTTCACATGAATCGGGCATTCATGTCAATGGCATGATTAAGCACGATAAAGCTTATGAAGCCTTTTCACCTCAAAGTGTCGGAATGACACGAAGTTATCCTATTGGAAAACATTCAGGCAGTTCAACACTTCTCTTTCATCTTCGTGCGATGGGGTATGAACCCGAAAATGAAGTCATCAATAAAATGCTTCCACAAGTGCGTGAAATGGTCACCAATCGTAAAAAAGTTCTCAACAAAAAGGAGCTAAGAGCGCTCTATATCGCTTCAAAAGCTGGATAA
- the nifB gene encoding nitrogenase cofactor biosynthesis protein NifB, translating into MSCSCTSSTNTQNELHASIMQKINNHPCYSQDAHQHYARIHVAVAPACNIQCNYCNRKYDCSNESRPGVTSYKLSPEEAVKKVLHVGGLIQQLSVVGIAGPGDGLANPKQTFETFALLKKYAPDIKLCLSTNGLMIHKHIDEIAKYNIEHVTVTLNSVDESGEIGSKIYPWVFYEHKKHRGVEGAKLLLEKQLLGIQMLVERGILVKVNSVLIPGINDEHLPLVAKKVKELGVFIQNVMPIISKPEYGTKFGLDGVPSATHKQLMKAQEACDINVKLMRHCRQCRADAVGLLGEDRSDEFFKESFADKSFAELSHHYNLNQRMKTHENIETWRRALRAANGKITQEDATNKDELSSTGDTMLVAVTTRGNGLINDHFGSAKEFLIYEAGDKAIKFIMHRKVENSYCMGKENCNGTYPIEEIKNALSDCHLLLTQKIGECPQKELESIHLTCDESFADEPIELSVLKGVRKHFFAAS; encoded by the coding sequence ATGAGTTGTTCTTGCACATCATCCACCAACACACAAAATGAACTTCATGCTAGCATCATGCAAAAGATTAACAACCACCCTTGTTATAGCCAAGATGCCCACCAACATTATGCGCGTATCCATGTTGCAGTAGCTCCTGCATGTAATATCCAATGCAACTACTGTAACCGTAAGTACGACTGTTCAAATGAAAGTCGTCCCGGTGTTACGAGCTATAAACTAAGCCCCGAAGAGGCGGTGAAAAAAGTCTTACATGTAGGCGGACTTATTCAACAACTCAGCGTCGTGGGCATTGCAGGACCCGGCGATGGACTTGCCAATCCTAAGCAAACGTTCGAGACATTTGCCCTGCTTAAGAAATATGCGCCTGATATCAAACTCTGTCTTTCAACGAATGGTTTGATGATTCACAAACATATTGATGAGATTGCTAAATACAACATTGAGCATGTTACCGTAACGCTTAACTCTGTTGATGAGAGCGGTGAAATTGGTTCTAAAATCTACCCATGGGTTTTTTACGAACATAAAAAACACCGTGGTGTAGAAGGTGCAAAATTATTGCTTGAAAAACAGCTTCTTGGTATTCAAATGCTCGTTGAGCGAGGCATTCTTGTCAAAGTGAACTCAGTCTTAATTCCAGGCATCAACGATGAGCATCTTCCTCTCGTTGCTAAAAAAGTCAAAGAGTTGGGTGTTTTTATTCAAAACGTTATGCCAATCATCTCAAAACCAGAATACGGTACTAAATTTGGACTCGATGGCGTTCCAAGTGCTACGCATAAACAACTTATGAAAGCACAAGAAGCCTGTGATATCAATGTCAAATTGATGCGCCATTGTCGCCAATGCAGAGCTGACGCGGTTGGTTTACTCGGTGAAGATCGTAGTGATGAATTTTTCAAAGAGAGTTTTGCTGACAAAAGTTTTGCAGAGCTTTCTCACCATTACAACCTTAACCAACGTATGAAAACCCATGAGAATATCGAAACATGGAGAAGAGCACTCCGAGCTGCCAATGGTAAAATTACTCAAGAAGACGCGACAAATAAAGATGAGCTTAGCTCTACTGGCGATACAATGCTTGTAGCCGTTACCACGCGTGGAAATGGACTTATTAACGACCACTTTGGGAGTGCGAAAGAGTTTTTGATCTACGAAGCAGGCGATAAAGCGATTAAATTTATTATGCACCGTAAAGTTGAAAATTCTTACTGTATGGGAAAAGAGAACTGCAATGGAACCTACCCTATCGAAGAGATCAAAAATGCCCTCTCAGATTGTCATCTTCTCTTAACCCAAAAAATTGGCGAATGTCCACAAAAAGAGTTAGAGAGTATTCACCTCACATGTGATGAGAGTTTTGCGGATGAGCCTATTGAGCTTTCTGTTCTAAAAGGTGTGCGTAAGCACTTTTTTGCTGCTTCTTAA